The following are from one region of the Rosistilla carotiformis genome:
- a CDS encoding DUF1559 domain-containing protein produces the protein MSRRRSGFTLVELLVVIAIIGILVGLLLPAVQAAREAARRMQCSNNLKQIGLALHNYHDTYKKFPAAWLANSGEAGVATLDKSYWGWGASILPFVEQQPLFDALQVGTIKLHDAANTPALLTLMQSPVAAFRCPSDVAPDFNTHAERKMHSGLAGASDAQIATSNYVASNDTWEPRDDPRAGEKGPFEENDNAAFRDIIDGTANTIAVGERRWQHRAPNGNLRIEAAGTVFGIGDKKNTGWTSAVVGTGIVKMNTLQDSWRCQQGFSSMHPGGAMFVFCDGSVHFIAETVEFEMNAETSVTSSNYQMNLHGGYDNVYNKLIARDDGRPVTLP, from the coding sequence ATGAGTCGTCGTCGTTCAGGTTTTACGTTAGTGGAATTATTGGTGGTCATTGCGATCATCGGCATCTTGGTTGGGCTGTTGCTCCCCGCGGTCCAAGCGGCTCGCGAAGCGGCCCGCCGGATGCAGTGCAGCAACAATCTGAAGCAGATTGGTTTGGCGTTGCACAACTACCACGACACCTACAAAAAATTTCCTGCTGCTTGGTTGGCCAACAGTGGTGAGGCAGGCGTCGCCACGCTGGACAAATCGTACTGGGGCTGGGGCGCATCGATCCTGCCGTTTGTTGAACAGCAACCGCTGTTCGATGCATTACAAGTTGGGACGATCAAGCTGCACGATGCTGCCAACACCCCCGCTCTGTTGACATTGATGCAATCCCCGGTCGCCGCGTTCCGCTGCCCATCGGATGTTGCCCCCGATTTCAACACGCACGCCGAACGCAAAATGCACTCCGGCCTTGCCGGTGCTAGTGACGCGCAGATCGCAACCAGCAACTACGTCGCCAGCAACGATACCTGGGAACCGCGAGACGACCCACGCGCTGGCGAAAAAGGGCCTTTTGAAGAGAACGACAACGCAGCGTTCCGCGACATCATCGACGGTACTGCCAACACGATCGCAGTGGGCGAACGGCGCTGGCAGCACCGCGCTCCCAACGGCAACCTGCGAATCGAAGCTGCCGGAACGGTTTTTGGTATCGGCGACAAGAAGAACACCGGTTGGACTTCTGCGGTTGTCGGCACTGGAATCGTGAAGATGAACACTTTGCAAGATTCATGGCGTTGCCAACAAGGCTTCTCCAGCATGCATCCGGGAGGGGCGATGTTTGTCTTCTGTGATGGCAGCGTGCACTTCATTGCCGAAACCGTTGAGTTTGAAATGAACGCAGAAACCAGCGTGACCAGTTCCAACTATCAAATGAATCTGCACGGCGGATACGACAACGTTTACAACAAGCTGATCGCTCGTGATGACGGTCGTCCTGTAACCCTGCCGTAG
- a CDS encoding c-type heme family protein: protein MRFRGWMIRACAIAVIGVPLQVGRGDPPAPEKAEAETQAVRDAKRMPVAEARQRARLMHDIYGATLDVMHHRYFHGGRAIVPARAMEDIFEEIQRDSHTEARWISVNLKPMSIHHKPKTKFEQHAADEIANGKPAVDIVEDGYYRRATAIPMSGGCIGCHDGFFKKPTKEAKFTGLVISIPVLAQSPDTSEK from the coding sequence ATGAGATTCCGCGGGTGGATGATTCGAGCGTGTGCCATCGCCGTGATCGGTGTTCCGTTGCAGGTTGGCCGCGGCGATCCTCCCGCACCTGAAAAAGCTGAAGCCGAAACTCAAGCGGTCCGCGATGCGAAGCGGATGCCCGTTGCGGAGGCTCGCCAACGCGCTCGGCTGATGCACGACATCTACGGCGCGACGCTTGATGTGATGCACCACCGCTATTTCCATGGTGGACGAGCGATTGTGCCAGCTCGAGCGATGGAGGATATCTTCGAAGAGATTCAGCGCGACTCCCACACCGAAGCGCGTTGGATTTCGGTCAACCTAAAACCGATGAGCATCCATCACAAACCGAAGACAAAGTTCGAACAGCACGCTGCCGACGAGATCGCCAATGGGAAGCCAGCGGTCGACATCGTCGAAGATGGCTACTATCGACGCGCCACCGCGATCCCGATGTCGGGCGGGTGCATCGGTTGCCACGACGGGTTCTTCAAGAAACCAACAAAAGAAGCCAAATTCACGGGGCTTGTGATTAGCATCCCCGTGCTCGCCCAATCCCCTGATACCAGCGAGAAGTAG